From Oncorhynchus tshawytscha isolate Ot180627B unplaced genomic scaffold, Otsh_v2.0 Un_scaffold_339_pilon_pilon, whole genome shotgun sequence, the proteins below share one genomic window:
- the LOC121846012 gene encoding serine/threonine-protein phosphatase 2A regulatory subunit B'' subunit alpha-like isoform X1: protein MLQQAAVPFSPIFGNDQPPRYEDVVQNPPLPKSRDILPPSSLAPDSSLSLSTTPETAGRHKVQTNGLQHTHTLSHTHSLSPHTHTLSVSTPPSQTHTPSSQMHTPSARTHTPSISPMEALFIEEDADLGRGLNRASRHTHSHTPTRSLTHTHSRNGTAFSPHTPPSSAHTHLSPNLSHVHVTHTLQSAGEDLTCPPTSEHTPPVTHRDDDIDRLLMDLECLSQSMGRERDRVREGEREREAEPPLPIKTRQRGTGQGNTSPQTQPCLQTQTQINPQAQRPVPVSHLTANAQATRSTPSSPAPLLQAEGSMVGLGDEEDGALLLRILESIESFAQELVDSGGSPGNTGKTGTQSKEKEVMRLLQDTLATAAKTDTLTQAKLPGSPPAWQDGPVHVSASTPTPAPRLTDGPVPTALPVSTAPTPVPAPIPTTLAESVSTAPTPVPVLVPVPVPTTLAESVATDQVTPSTLPTPVPPPAVVPTPVPPPTVVPTPVPPPTVVSTPSEAAAGREHPPVADLTAVLTTTATPPPAVTPVPSPVPPPTPTPGEAPVATIAAPPVAVRHPVAPSNVVALRDIGSTLLIQQTPEVIRVQSNKQDKKSGTPPPAPLSPLPPFLPPPLPLSSPTPVVLTPPPPPPPPALNIPRFYYPRGLPGATKVNHDAAITAIETAFTEFEEEKADIYEMGKIAKACGCPLYWKAAMFNGAGGERTGFVSVHSFIATWRKLLHSCYDDSSKFIYLLAKPGCSYLDQEDFIPLLQDIVDTHPGLTFLKDAPEFHSRYITTVIQRIFYVVNRSWTGRITMTELRRSNFLQTLALLEEEDDINQITDYFSYEHFYVIYCKFWELDTDHDLYIDPKDLARYNDHASSSRIIERLFSGAVTRGSSVQREGRMSYAEFSWFLISEEDKKNPTSIEYWFRCMDTDGDGVLSMFELEYFYEEQCSRMEGMGIEPLPFTDLLCQMLDLVKPESQGKITLSDLKRCRMAHIFFDTFFNLEKYLDHEQRDPFALQKDIDNECPEPSDWDKYASEEYEILVAEETANEQLQEGTFDDDYEEAELPVQGEMVGNKMDKLLISDLSA from the exons ATGCTGCAGCAAGCTGCTGTCCCCTTCTCACCCATATTTGGTAATGATCAACCGCCACGGTATGAGGACGTTGTTCAGAACCCTCCTTTACCCAAGAGCAGGGATATACTGCCACCCTCGTCACTCGCTCcagactcttctctctctttgtccactACGCCTGAGACAGCAGGGAGACATAAGGTTCAGACCAACGggctgcagcacacacacactctgtcacacacacactctctctcaccgcacacacacacgttgtctgtttctacccctccatcccagacacacacaccttcatcgCAAATGCACACTCCgtcagcgcgcacacacactccgtcCATCTCCCCCATGGAGGCTCTCTTCATTGAGGAGGATGCAGACCTGGGAAGGGGGCTGAACAGGGcttccagacacacacactcacacaccccgaCCAGAagcctcacacacactcacagtcggAACGGGACAGCTTTTAGTCCACACACACCCCCCAGCTCCGCGCACACACACCTCAGCCCCAATCTGTCACACgtacacgttacacacacactccagtctgcTGGTGAAGACCTCACCTGCCCCCCAACCTCCGAACACACCCCTCCTGTCACTCATAGAGACGACGACATCGACAGGCTTCTGATGGACTTGGAGTGTCTGTCGCAGAGCATGGGTCGGGAGAGAGAccgagtcagagagggagagagagaaagagaggcggaGCCCCCTCTCCCCATTAAGaccagacagagggggacaggacAGGGGAACACCTCCCCACAAACCCAACCCTGTCTCCAGACACAAACCCAAATCAACCCCCAGGCTCAAAGGCCTGTTCCTGTTAGCCACCTAACCGCTAACGCCCAGGCCACTAGGTCGACCCCCAGCtcgcctgctcctctcctccaggcAGAGGGCAGCATGGTGGGGCTGGGAGATGAGGAGGACGgggccctgctgctgaggatcCTGGAGAGCATTGAGAGCTTTGCCCAGGAACTGGTGGACTCTGGGGGTAGTCCTGGGAACACTGGGAAGACTGGGACTCAGAGCAAAGAGAAGGAGGTGATGAGACTCCTACAGGACACTCTGGCTACTGCAGCCAAGACTGACACTCTGACGCAGGCCAAACTACCTGGATCTCCACCAGCCTGGCAAG ATGGACCTGTACATGTGTCTGCCTCCACACCAACACCTGCACCCAGACTTACAGATGGACCTGTTCCTACGGCCCTACCTGTCTCTACAGCTCCCACACCTGTCCCTGCCCCTATCCCCACAACCCTAGCAGAGTCTGTCTCTACAGCTCCCACACCTGTCCctgtccttgtccctgtccctgtccccacaACCCTAGCAGAGTCTGTCGCCACAGACCAAgttacaccttctaccctacccACACCTGTTCCACCACCAGCAGTCGTACCCACACCTGTTCCACCACCTACAGTCGTACCCACACCTGTTCCACCACCTACAGTCGTATCCACACCTTCAGAAGCAGCCGCTGGACGTGAACATCCACCTGTAGCTGACCTGACAGCTGTACTTACCACCACGGCCACCCCTCCACCGGCTGTAACacctgtcccctcccctgtcccgcCCCCTACACCCACACCTGGAGAGGCACCTGTTGCAACCATCGCTGCTCCTCCTGTTGCCGTGAGACACCCGGTTGCCCCTAGCAATGTGGTTGCCCTGAGAGACATCGGCTCGACACTGCTCATCCAGCAGACGCCTGAGGTGATCAGA gtccaGTCCAACAAGCAAGATAAGAAATCTGGCACCCCTcctccagcccctctctccccactccctccgttcctccccccaccgctccccctctcctcccccactccagtcgtcctcacccctcctcctccccctcctccccctgccctcaACATTCCCCGCTTCTACTACCCTCGAGGGTTACCAGGGGCAACAAAAGTCAACCACGATGCGGCCATCACTGCCATAGAAACAGCCTTCACTGAGTTTGAGGAGGAGAAGGCTGATATTTACGAGATGGGCAAGATCGctaag GCATGTGGCTGTCCTCTGTACTGGAAGGCAGCCATGTTTAacggagcaggaggagagaggaccggCTTTGTCTCTGTTCACTCCTTCATCGCTACCTGGAGAAA gtTGTTACATAGTTGCTATGACGATTCGTCTAAGTTTATCTACCTCCTGGCGAAGCCTGGCTGTTCCTACCTGGACCAGGAGGACTTCATACCTTTATTACAG GACATAGTGGACACTCACCCAGGACTGACGTTCTTGAAGGATGCCCCAGAATTCCATTCCCGTTACATCACCACC GTGATTCAGCGGATATTCTATGTGGTCAACCGCTCGTGGACAGGTCGCATCACCATGACGGAACTACGCAGGAGCAACTTCCTGCAG accctgGCCCtgttggaagaagaggatgataTCAACCAGATAACAGATTATTTCTCTTATGAGCATTTCTATGTGATCTACTGTAAGTTCTGGGAGTTGGACACGGACCACGACCTTTACATTGACCCTAAGGACCTGGCTCGTTACAACGACCACG CATCTTCAAGCAGAATCATTGAGAGGTTGTTCTCAGGAGCCGTTACgcg gGGTAGCTCAGTGCagagggaagggaggatgagTTATGCAGAGTTCAGCTGGTTCCTCATCTCAGAGGAAGACAAGAAAAACCCTACCAG TATAGAGTACTGGTTCAGGTGTATGGACACAGATGGGGACGGTGTGTTGTCCATGTTTGAGTTGGAGTACTTCTATGAGGAGCAGTGTAGTAGGATGGAGGGGATGGGCATTGAACCCCTACCCTTCACAGACCTGCTCTGTCAGATGCTAGACCTTGTCAAACCTGAaagccaag gtaagATAACCCTGTCTGATCTGAAGAGGTGTAGGATGGCTCATATATTCTTCGACACGTTCTTCAACCTGGAGAAATACCTGGACCACGAGCAGAGAGACCCCTTCGCTTTGCAGAAG
- the LOC121846013 gene encoding serine/threonine-protein phosphatase 2A regulatory subunit B'' subunit alpha-like, whose amino-acid sequence MAAAYRVVVSSVSCYSSVVVDRRAQSHAVHYCSGSCGALSQGLDCTVAHRSTCSELLTAPSHTFTHNLTRNANSPHQIPNSSKLSMTGCNGGSGVPNDPNSVYGVVGEDSPPWRGKKANTTTTTTSSGPDRPLQSSASLKDITGEAINLASGKLKEFSFEKLRLSTSHVTFRKGRKVRPDSYSRRSTDLDIVYGHFTGNVGGTGNGTITGNGNANDENLPPFSDTTKVLKGLSPASITAGGGSLSTTSLSSVSRAGGGSTSSLSSACSGSLEAGLNTVASLYLSSLADESLIARLLEKTRAGEEGGVGGAGGEDIRACLDILVKCSEDLKKCTDIIKQCISRKSPGEEKMGSQSREHLQSCDDQTELLSEETASRAGGGWVRVRVRGWRSRFRDWRS is encoded by the coding sequence ATGGCAGCAGCCTATCGAGTGGTAGTGAGCAGTGTTAGTTGCTACAGCAGCGTGGTGGTGGACCGTCGGGCTCAGAGTCACGCGGTGCACTACTGCTCCGGGTCATGTGGGGCGCTGTCCCAGGGACTGGACTGTACTGTTGCCCATCGCAGCACCTGCTCCGAGCTGCTGACCGCCccctcacacacattcacacacaaccTGACCAGAAACGCTAACTCTCCTCACCAAATCCCCAACAGCTCTAAACTTAGTATGACCGGCTGTAATGGGGGTAGTGGTGTCCCTAATGATCCTaacagtgtgtatggtgtggtggggGAGGACAGTCCTCCATGGCGAGGTAAGAAGgccaacactaccaccactactaccagcTCTGGTCCTGACCGGCCTCTCCAGAGCTCTGCCAGTCTGAAGGACATCACAGGAGAAGCCATCAACCTGGCCAGTGGCAAACTCAAAGAGTTCTCCTTCGAGAAGCTCCGCCTCTCCACCAGTCACGTGACCTTCAGGAAAGGTCGCAAGGTCAGGCCGGATTCGTACAGCCGTCGGTCAACGGACCTCGACATTGTCTACGGACACTTCACTGGGAACGTCGGAGGAACGGGGAATGGGACTATTACCGGAAATGGAAACGCCAATGATGAGAACCTGCCTCCTTTCAGCGACACCACCAAGGTGCTCAAAGGCCTATCGCCTGCTAGCATCACCGCCGGGGGCGGGTCTCTATCCACAACCAGCCTATCCAGTGTCTCCAGGGCTGGGGGCGGGTCCACCAGTAGCCTATCCAGCGCCTGCTCTGGTTCCTTGGAGGCGGGGCTAAACACAGTGGCGTCTCTCTACCTCAGCTCATTAGCCGACGAGTCCCTCATCGCCCGGTTACTGGAGAAGACCCgtgcaggggaggagggaggagtgggaggagccGGGGGGGAAGACATACGGGCCTGTCTGGACATTCTGGTCAAGTGTTCAGAGGACTTGAAGAAATGTACTGACATCATCAAGCAGTGTATCAGTCGGAAGAGTCCCggggaggagaagatggggaGCCAGTCCAGAGAGCATCTACAGAGCTGTGATGACCAGACTGAGCTCCTATCTGAGGAAACTGCCTCTAGAGCTGGAgggggctgggttagggttagggtcaggggctGGAGGTCAAGGTTCAGGGATTGGAGGTCATAG